Genomic segment of Peribacillus frigoritolerans:
TTCTGCCTCCAATCAGCAAGCTCTCCAAAGAACAGGCAATGTTCCACTTCCTAAGTGGATACACTAGTAAATTGGCTGGTACTGAAAGAGGCGTAACTTCACCGGAAGCTACATTCTCCACTTGCTTCGGATCACCATTCTTACCGCTTCCAGCTCAACGCTATGCTGAGATGCTTGGTGATAAAATTGACGAGCACAATGCAAAGGTATATCTTGTCAACACTGGATGGACTGGCGGAGCATACGGAACTGGAAGCCGTATGAAACTTGCTTACACTCGTGCAATGGTACAAGCGGCACTTGAAGGTGAATTAGCGAACATCGAAACGATCAAAGATGATATCTTCGGCTTGGATATCCCGCTTCATGTTCCTGGTGTTCCTGATGAAGTGCTTCAGCCAATCAAGACTTGGGCAGATCCTGCCGCTTATAAAGAAGCAGCAACGGACCTTGCCGCACAATTCCGTGCTAACTTCAAGAAATTCGGCAGCGTTCCAAGTGAAATCGAAGAACTTGGCGGACCGACAGCTTAATAAATTACACAAAAGGACCAAGCTCTTGCTTGGTCTTTTCAGTTTGTCGACAAGAAATGTCTCATTCCCGAACCATGATTTCAAAACATTACTTGGTTAACCTTCATGGTTTACTTTTTGAATGGAATCCCCAGAAATTTGCTACAATCCTGCAACTGGCTATCCAAGACCCCGCTAGATACATCAGCGAGTAGTCCGAATAGTGAGGTGTAGATCGAATAAATTTGTGAACGGCCGAATAATGTGTAGTGTAGGTGGATTAACGGCAACAACGGTCGAATATAGTGCCCTGGAGGTCGATTAACGGCGACAACGGTCGAATATAGTGCCCTGGAGGTCGATTAACGGCGACAACGGTCGAATATAGTGCCCTGGAGGTCGATTAACGGCGACAACGGCCGAATAATGTGCACTGGAGGTGGATTAACGGCGACAACGGCCGAATAATGTGCACTGGAGGTCGATTAACGGCGACAACGGTCGAATATAGTGCCCTGGAGGTCGATTAACTGCAGTGAACGGTCGAATAAAGTGCACTGGAGGTCGATTAACTGCAGTGAACGGTCGAATATAGTGCCCTGGAGGTCGATTAACGGCGACAACGGTCGAATATAGTGCCCTGGAGGTCGATTAACTGCAGTGAACGGTCGAATATAGTGCACTGGAGGTCGATTAACGGCGACAACTGCCGAATATAGTGCACTGGAGGTCGATTAACGGCGTCTTAGGTCAATAGTTCGTTCTAGGTCGAATAACGCCGGCAACGGCCTAATATCTGGCCAGCCAAGCCCCAGCCAGATTGTTTGGCGGAAAGGAAGCTGAATTTCTGAAACCAACTGGAACGTTTCTACAGTCTGAAAGGACCAACTCTTGCATGGTCCTTATCTTCATTGGAAAAAGGGCACTGTCATAGTCAGCGCCCCTTAATCCTTATTCCAATATGGATTTTTTTGTCCAAGTTTTTTTTAAATGATCGCTTTATTCCTGGCTTTTTTCATGGACATCGTTTTGTATTGATATATATTGCCCAGGTTGGCCACCGGGACATCTGTTTTAGTTGCATCAATGCAATTGCGTGTATCCAAAATCAATTTATTTCTCATGAGATTTGATAGATTATCATAATCCATTTGTTTAAATTCATCATGGTCGGTCAGGACAAGTATCAAGTCGGCATCATTTACAGCGTCTTCCACTGATACGACTGGCATCTTTCCAGATTGGACATGCGGGTCATGCAAGGATACATCCATGTTTTCCATCCCCATCAAGATATTGACGACATCAATGGCTGGGCTTTCACGAATATCATCTACATTTCCTTTGTATGCAAGACCGAAAACAGCTACTTTTGGCTTCCGGATCCCCTCTAGCATCATCCTTACGGAATTAACGATATAATAAGGCATCGATACGTTGGTATCGCGGGCCAATTTAATGATTCTCGCTTGCTCTGGTGCCTTTGCAACGACGAAATACGGATCGACCGCTAAACAATGGCCGCCAACTCCTGGTCCTGGTTGGTGTATATTGACACGAGGGTGTTTGTTTGCCATCGATATGACATCCAAAACATTGATGTCCAGCTCGAAACAGATTTTCGTCAGCTCATTCGCAAGGGCGATATTGACATCCCTGAAGGTGTTTTCCATCAGTTTGGACATTTCAGCCGTTTTCGCATCCGTCTGAATGATCTCCCCTTGAACGAAGGTTTTGTAAACAAGACTTCCTTTATATGAGCATGTTTCCGTGATGCCCCCGACGATACGGTTATTATGAACCAACTCTTCAAGAATCCTTCCAGGTAAAACGCGTTCCGGACAATGAACGAGGAAAATGTCTTTTCCGATGGTAAGGCCCGTCCTCTCAATCATCGGTTTAATATGATCATCCATGCTTCTTGGCGCTATCGTCGATTCGATAATGATGACATTCCCTTTTTTGATAAAAGGAAGAATGTTTGAGGTTGCATCCATGACATGAGTTAAATCACAGGATTGATGCATGTCCTTTTTATTTGGAGTAGGTACCGCGATGATGAAAACATCCGCATGTTCCGGGCTTAACGTAGCCCGGAACTTATTGGTAGTAAGCACTTCTTGCAATACCTCCTCCAATCCTGGTTCTTCGATATGGAGCCTGCCGCTATTCAAATTGGAAATAATCTCAGGATGGATATCCACGCCGACAACATCGACACCGTGTTTCGCAAACATTAAAGAAGTTGGAAGTCCTATATAACCAAGTCCGATTGTACAAAGTTTCATATAAACCACTCCTATCTATTTTTCTGCTACACTCAAATTTGTTAGGCTGTTTGATAGATTTCGATAAAGATTTCCTTCTCTTGTTTCCAATTGTATTTTTGTCGCGCCTTCAGGCAGTTTTGGCTCATTTCCGCCCTTTTTTCAGGATGCTTCAATAAGTAATTGACACCTTCGGCAATTGATTTTGGATCATGTGAATCGACACACACACCGATTTTTTCCGTATCGACAACCTTTTGAATTTCAGGAAAGCTGCAGGCAACCACAGGAACACCGCTCATCATGTATTCAAACAATTTATTTGAAGAAGCGGAGTAGTGATTAAAGCAGACATTATTCAATATTTGAAAACCTAAATACGCATTTTTTGTATAATGGAGCAGCTCGTCGACCGGAACCTTCGGCAGGAACTTCACACGATGCTCCAGATTCATGTCGCTTACTTTTTTCATTAATTCATCCTTGATCCTTCCATCCCCGATAAAAACTACCGTC
This window contains:
- a CDS encoding nucleotide sugar dehydrogenase, which encodes MKLCTIGLGYIGLPTSLMFAKHGVDVVGVDIHPEIISNLNSGRLHIEEPGLEEVLQEVLTTNKFRATLSPEHADVFIIAVPTPNKKDMHQSCDLTHVMDATSNILPFIKKGNVIIIESTIAPRSMDDHIKPMIERTGLTIGKDIFLVHCPERVLPGRILEELVHNNRIVGGITETCSYKGSLVYKTFVQGEIIQTDAKTAEMSKLMENTFRDVNIALANELTKICFELDINVLDVISMANKHPRVNIHQPGPGVGGHCLAVDPYFVVAKAPEQARIIKLARDTNVSMPYYIVNSVRMMLEGIRKPKVAVFGLAYKGNVDDIRESPAIDVVNILMGMENMDVSLHDPHVQSGKMPVVSVEDAVNDADLILVLTDHDEFKQMDYDNLSNLMRNKLILDTRNCIDATKTDVPVANLGNIYQYKTMSMKKARNKAII